One Lentibacillus cibarius DNA window includes the following coding sequences:
- a CDS encoding phosphatidate cytidylyltransferase, whose product MRQRIQTAILAFIIFIPFVVIGGNTFRVFVFLLAAIAFLELIRMRKITSYYIPVVVAIVLLWLLMLDDPSVVLPGLGKSELIMVFVLFLLAYTVMAKNKFAFDDAGFILLALIYVGMGFFYLIETRNGGNNVQGLANLFYVLLVIWATDTGAYFFGRALGKRKLWPEISPNKTVEGAVGGVLLACVIGVVFHIVHPFSYDMIVVVAVTVLVSMFGQIGDLVESAFKRFYGVKDSGKLLPGHGGILDRLDSLLFVLPLLHFIRFFS is encoded by the coding sequence ATGAGACAACGAATCCAGACAGCAATTCTTGCATTTATCATATTTATTCCGTTTGTAGTAATTGGTGGTAACACGTTTCGGGTTTTCGTCTTTCTACTTGCGGCAATTGCGTTTCTTGAACTGATTCGCATGCGGAAGATTACCAGTTATTATATTCCTGTTGTAGTAGCGATCGTATTGTTATGGCTTTTGATGCTTGATGATCCTTCAGTCGTTTTACCAGGACTGGGGAAATCGGAATTGATTATGGTATTTGTGCTCTTTTTACTGGCATATACTGTAATGGCAAAAAACAAATTTGCATTTGATGATGCCGGTTTTATTCTTCTAGCTTTGATTTATGTGGGCATGGGCTTTTTCTATTTGATTGAAACTCGCAATGGAGGGAATAATGTCCAAGGACTGGCTAACTTGTTTTATGTGCTGCTTGTCATTTGGGCGACTGATACAGGTGCTTATTTTTTCGGACGTGCACTTGGCAAACGTAAGCTGTGGCCGGAAATAAGCCCGAACAAAACAGTTGAAGGTGCCGTTGGTGGTGTTTTACTTGCCTGTGTGATAGGTGTTGTATTTCATATTGTCCATCCGTTTTCATATGATATGATAGTTGTAGTTGCTGTCACCGTGTTAGTATCTATGTTTGGACAAATTGGTGACTTGGTGGAATCAGCTTTTAAACGGTTTTATGGTGTCAAGGACTCCGGGAAATTGTTACCTGGACATGGAGGTATCCTTGACAGGCTGGACAGCTTATTATTTGTTTTGCCACTGCTGCATTTCATCCGGTTTTTCTCATAA
- a CDS encoding isoprenyl transferase, which translates to MLMKLPFFKKKNPETKEQSGLDMTPKHVAIIMDGNGRWAKNRGLPRIAGHKEGMDVVSDVVKVAVSFHIEILTLYAFSTENWKRPDTEVDYLLRLPKEFLHIYLPELMENNVRIETIGDLEVLPKHTKEAVYYAKEKTKNNDGLLLNFALNYGSRFEIMEAIRQIVTDIDTAKMDLDSLDEQTFAKYLYTKGQSDPDLLIRTSGEQRLSNFLLWQAAYSEFWFTDVLWPDFSAEIFKEALHDYQQRKRRYGGV; encoded by the coding sequence ATGTTAATGAAACTTCCATTTTTTAAAAAAAAGAACCCTGAAACCAAAGAACAGTCCGGGCTTGATATGACTCCCAAACATGTCGCTATTATTATGGATGGGAATGGCCGCTGGGCAAAAAATCGAGGCTTGCCACGGATTGCCGGTCATAAAGAAGGTATGGACGTTGTAAGTGATGTGGTGAAAGTGGCTGTATCTTTTCATATAGAAATACTGACGCTTTATGCTTTCTCGACAGAAAATTGGAAAAGGCCGGACACTGAAGTTGATTACTTGCTGCGACTGCCGAAAGAATTTTTACATATTTATTTACCTGAACTGATGGAAAATAATGTCCGCATTGAGACAATCGGTGATTTAGAAGTGTTGCCCAAGCATACGAAGGAAGCTGTTTATTATGCCAAGGAAAAAACAAAAAATAATGATGGATTATTATTGAATTTTGCTTTAAACTATGGAAGTAGATTTGAAATCATGGAAGCTATTAGACAAATTGTTACAGATATTGATACCGCTAAGATGGACCTCGATTCACTCGATGAACAGACGTTTGCGAAATACCTCTATACAAAGGGGCAATCCGATCCTGACCTGTTAATTCGGACAAGTGGGGAGCAGCGACTCAGTAATTTTCTGCTGTGGCAGGCGGCTTATTCGGAATTCTGGTTTACGGATGTATTATGGCCTGATTTTTCAGCGGAAATATTTAAAGAAGCGCTCCATGACTATCAGCAAAGAAAACGGCGTTATGGGGGCGTGTAA